TTTGGAAGCGAGTCACCTCATGCTAAACATCCTGGTTATCGGTGCCACGTCAGCCATTGCCACGGCCTGCGCCCGGCAGTGGGCTGGCCAGCAGGCTACATTCTTCCTTGTGGGCAGGGATCAGGCCAAGCTGCAAGCCGTGGCCGACGACCTTCTGGTCCGCGGCGCGACTGCCGTCACATCTCACACCCTGGACATGAATCACTTTGCTGACCATCCGGTCCTGCTCGATGCTGCCTTTGCCGCAATGTCCTCGGTGGACGTGGCCCTTGTTGCCCATGGCACTCTGCCGGACCAGCAGGCTTGCGAGCAGGACGTGAACTTGACCCTGGAGGAAGTCTCCACCAACGGCCTGAGTGTAATCGCCCTGTTGACCCTGCTGGCCAACCGGATGCAGCCTCAGGGCAGTGGCACTATTGCCGTCATCTCTTCCGTGGCTGGCGACCGGGGCCGACCGACCAATTATGTCTACGGCACGGCCAAGGCAGCGGTGACCACCTTTTGCGAAGGCCTACGAGCTAGGTTGTCAAAGTTCGGAGTCCACGTTCTGACCATCAAGCCCGGCTTTGTGGACACTCCCATGACCGAATCGCTCGATCTGCCCCGGATCCTGGTCGCGACGCCGGAGAGGGTCGCGCGCCGGATCGTCCGTGGTGTGGCCCGGCGGCGCAACGTGCTCTACGTCCCCGCCTTCTGGGCACTGATCCTGTGGATCATTCGCAGCATTCCTCAGCCGATTTTCAAGCGCCTAAATCTATGAGCCTCAAAAGGCTCGCCGAGTCACTCCCGGTCGATCCGGTATTCTCGGGCTGGCGGTTCCGCGCGGTGGTGATCTCCGCCCTTTTAGCAGCCCTCGGATATCTGGCGTTCGCGGTCTACAGTGGTTGGCGTGAGGTGGGAACCGCCATCGCCCAGGTGGGTGTCGTCGGCTTGGTTATCGTACTGTCGCTGTCCTTGCTGAATTATGGCCTGCGCTTCTTACGCTGGCAGCTCTACCTGCAGACGCTGGGTCACTGTATACCCTGGTGTCGGAGCTTGCAGATCTACCTAGCGGGCTTTGCCTTGACCACGACTCCGGGCAAGGCGGGCGAAGCCTTCCGCGGCGTACTCTTGAAGAGGCTGAGGGTGCCTTATCCAGACAGCTTCGCCGCATTCCTCAGCGAGCGTCTGTCTGACCTGATCGCCATCGTACTTCTGACTCTGTTCGGGGCAGCCCTGTACCCCAAGGCGGCACCGCTGATCCTTGTCGGAGCGACCCTTGCGATCGTGTTGCTCGTTCTGCTCTCGCAACCGCAATGGGTAGCGCATTTGCAGCGCCGTATGCCGACGCATCATCGATTCCAAAGATGGATCGGCCACGGCTTCGAAATCATCTGCCAGGCGAGCCGTTGTCATCGGGCCAAAACCCTCGGGCTGGCCACCATCCTGAGCCTGATCGGTTGGGCCGCGGAAGCCTTCGCTTTTTTCCTAATCCTGTATTGGATGAACCTCGACGTAGCCTTTGTCTTCGCTGTTTTCGTATTTGCTATCAGCATGCTCGCGGGAGCGATCAGCTTCACGCCCGGTGGGCTTGGAAGCACCGAGGGGGTGATGGTGGGGCTCCTCGCATGGCACGGAGTCGGGCTCCCCGAAGCGGCTGCAACGACCATGCTGATAAGAGCGAC
This genomic stretch from Desulfonatronum sp. SC1 harbors:
- a CDS encoding SDR family oxidoreductase — its product is MLNILVIGATSAIATACARQWAGQQATFFLVGRDQAKLQAVADDLLVRGATAVTSHTLDMNHFADHPVLLDAAFAAMSSVDVALVAHGTLPDQQACEQDVNLTLEEVSTNGLSVIALLTLLANRMQPQGSGTIAVISSVAGDRGRPTNYVYGTAKAAVTTFCEGLRARLSKFGVHVLTIKPGFVDTPMTESLDLPRILVATPERVARRIVRGVARRRNVLYVPAFWALILWIIRSIPQPIFKRLNL
- a CDS encoding lysylphosphatidylglycerol synthase transmembrane domain-containing protein, which encodes MSLKRLAESLPVDPVFSGWRFRAVVISALLAALGYLAFAVYSGWREVGTAIAQVGVVGLVIVLSLSLLNYGLRFLRWQLYLQTLGHCIPWCRSLQIYLAGFALTTTPGKAGEAFRGVLLKRLRVPYPDSFAAFLSERLSDLIAIVLLTLFGAALYPKAAPLILVGATLAIVLLVLLSQPQWVAHLQRRMPTHHRFQRWIGHGFEIICQASRCHRAKTLGLATILSLIGWAAEAFAFFLILYWMNLDVAFVFAVFVFAISMLAGAISFTPGGLGSTEGVMVGLLAWHGVGLPEAAATTMLIRATTLWFAVILGISAITRSKDQ